The Episyrphus balteatus chromosome 4, idEpiBalt1.1, whole genome shotgun sequence genome includes a window with the following:
- the LOC129919591 gene encoding SOX domain-containing protein dichaete: MATLSSHPQYGFHLSSGGMDMPTPGDYAPQSGLSPSDMDIKRVMHFSQSGSLAAISAAMGGSPVGGHSASNGGNPIMGTASMGNHHMSLGQQNHSPNSSTGSVNGSGGHHPTSPGQDGHIKRPMNAFMVWSRLQRRQIAKDNPKMHNSEISKRLGAEWKLLAETDKRPFIDEAKRLRALHMKEHPDYKYRPRRKPKNPLHAGPQGLQMGPGGNAKQQMNGSSAGSYNPFHQLPPYFAPSHHLEQPYPVPYFGGFDPLALSKLHQTQAAAAAAASNQSQHHLEAQKAPQLPPTTLSSFYSNIYSGMSAPSLYAAHTNGLYNTSTASSPGSSPGTMTPNNMVDSMESSLRRPVPVLY, from the coding sequence ATGGCAACCCTATCGTCGCATCCACAGTATGGATTCCATCTGTCGAGCGGCGGTATGGACATGCCCACACCCGGCGACTATGCCCCCCAATCCGGCTTGAGCCCCTCCGACATGGATATCAAGCGAGTTATGCATTTCTCACAAAGCGGCAGCTTGGCAGCAATTTCTGCCGCCATGGGTGGTTCACCCGTCGGCGGACACAGTGCTAGCAATGGAGGTAACCCTATTATGGGAACAGCCAGCATGGGCAATCATCACATGTCCCTTGGCCAGCAAAATCACTCACCGAATTCGAGTACTGGCAGTGTGAATGGTTCAGGAGGACATCATCCAACTTCGCCGGGACAAGATGGACATATTAAACGGCCAATGAATGCATTTATGGTATGGTCACGATTACAGCGGCGGCAAATTGCCAAAGATAATCCAAAAATGCACAATTCGGAAATTTCTAAACGTCTTGGAGCCGAATGGAAATTACTTGCCGAAACTGATAAGCGACCATTTATCGATGAAGCGAAACGTCTTCGAGCTTTACACATGAAGGAACATCCTGATTACAAATATCGCCCACGTAGGAAGCCCAAAAATCCACTCCATGCTGGTCCACAAGGTTTGCAAATGGGTCCCGGCGGCAATGCAAAGCAACAGATGAATGGCAGTTCGGCGGGTTCGTATAATCCTTTCCATCAACTTCCACCGTATTTTGCACCATCACATCATTTGGAACAACCCTATCCAGTTCCGTATTTTGGAGGATTTGATCCATTGGCCTTGTCGAAATTACATCAGACACAAGCTGCAGCGGCGGCAGCTGCTTCGAATCAATCACAACATCACCTTGAAGCACAAAAAGCTCCTCAACTACCACCTACTACCTTGAGTTCTTTCTATTCGAATATTTACAGTGGAATGTCGGCACCTTCTTTATACGCGGCGCATACAAATGGACTTTATAACACCTCAACAGCATCGTCACCTGGATCGAGTCCGGGTACAATGACGCCAAATAATATGGTTGATTCGATGGAGAGTTCGCTGAGAAGACCAGTGCCGgtgctttattaa